In a single window of the Anguilla rostrata isolate EN2019 chromosome 6, ASM1855537v3, whole genome shotgun sequence genome:
- the drc1 gene encoding dynein regulatory complex protein 1, with protein MSQVGNTEEELAEDRPSVESENREERLAARRLRIEERNRKALADDSEEEKQIKETRESQKQVEESEERMIKLQRDGTDLLTNIQVAADFRESQRRMEEDEARRQRIEKLENEVKTSLEKFGEITEKWTVARAKEIPQDLRDALMRQQQLCALLIEDKNKLINDLQEELKTCDNLYVKDLKRQGEDVDLMIDRMEEQIKNLMKSYKEEYEKIENSFEKERAELLHRNRTEWEQKMKERRDKEVEYLMQRMKKVEESEMMLNKLRLDDAEECNAIKTKLDNEVQVLQQQVQQMKATYHLNQEKLEYNLHVLKKRDEENTITKTQQKRKITRCFLLVWLLLVGNKECLVTRALRLQTWEMHFSAVDARKFEEIWLMNEAEVKALVERALEMDRLVHEQYLGLPWERPSTAFMERSGPVVPQLHPSSPAAPGLPAAHASSSSSSSSEEEAAAARPDGVSVAAVKRILELLCDEAGFLIDSKVVKLLAPLDKDEKNLMKLDIILSSIGIEREEDMYKLAEFFKKYGQQRKNRETTPEEEAELEAEGAMAEGSQQGESASSGHTWELIHPNDVLGALRAFTAEHCKPRETKQQSKILSLDDRDESEDGMFWESAANIIPEAKLKLWDTLETALEKYHGVLNERAQLLEDTQHLKVQNEEMRQLLRKHCNSKINSELLIPPTKMIQISPE; from the exons ATGAGCCAAGTCGGGAACACGGAGGAAGAACTGGCGGAGGACAGGCCTTCCGTGGAGTCTGAAAACCGAGAGGAGAGATTAGCCGCACGTCGTCTGCGTATTGAGGAGAGGAACCG CAAAGCGCTTGCCGATGACTctgaggaggagaaacagaTCAAAGAAACCAGAGAGAGTCAgaagcaggtggaggagagcgaggag CGAATGATTAAACTCCAGCGAGATGGGACGGACCTGCTGACAAACATTCAAGTAGCAGCTGATTTTAGGGAGTCCCAGAGGCGAATGGAGGAGGACGAGGCCAGGAGGCagag AATCGAGAAGCTGGAGAACGAGGTCAAGACGAGCCTGGAGAAGTTCGGGGAGATCACGGAGAAGTGGACGGTGGCCCGGGCGAAGGAGATCCCCCAGGACCTGCGGGACGCGCTGAtgaggcagcagcagctgtgtgcCCTCCTCATCGAGGACAAGAACAAGCTCATCAACGACCTGCAGGAG GAGCTGAAAACTTGCGACAATCTTTACGTGAAAGACCtgaagagacagggagaggatgTGGACCTCATGATCGACAGGATGGAGGAACAGATAAAGAACCTGATGAAGTCCTACAAGGAGGAATATGAGAAGATTGAG AATTCCTTTGAGAAGGAGCGCGCGGAGCTTCTGCACAGGAACCGCACGGAGTGGGAGCAGAAGATGAAGGAACGCCGGGACAAGGAG GTGGAGTACCTGATGCAGCGGATGAAGAAGGTGGAGGAGAGTGAGATGATGCTGAACAAGCTGAGGCTGGACGACGCAGAAGAGTGCAACGCCATCAAGACCAAACTGGACAACGAagtgcag gtcctgcagcagcaggtgcAGCAGATGAAGGCCACGTATCACCTGAACCAGGAGAAGCTGGAGTACAACCTGCACGTGCTGAAGAAGCGCGACGAGGAGAACACCATCACCAAGACCCAGCAGAAGAGGAAGATCACCAGGTGCTTCC TGTTAGTGTGGTTGTTGCTGGTGGGAAACAAGGAGTGCTTAGTGACTCGAGCTCTCAGGCTGCAGACATGGGAAAT gcacttCTCGGCGGTGGATGCGCGCAAGTTCGAGGAGATCTGGCTGATGAACGAGGCGGAGGTGAAGGCGCTGGTGGAGCGGGCCCTGGAGATGGACCGGCTGGTGCACGAGCAGTACCTGGGCCTGCCCTGGGAGCGGCCCTCCACCGCCTTCATGGAGCGCTCGGGCCCCGTGGTGCCCCAGCTGcacccctccagccccgccGCCCCCGGCCTGCCCGCCGCCcacgcctcctcctcttcctcctcttcctcggagGAGGAGGCCGCTGCCGCCCGGCCCGACGGCGTCTCCGTGGCAGCGGTCAAGAGGATTCTGGAACTGCTGTGCGACGAGGCG GGTTTTCTGATTGATAGTAAGGTTGTGAAGCTCCTGGCTCCGTTGGACAAAGATGAGAAGAATCTTATGAAGCTTGACATTATCCTCTCG TCTATTGGGATCGAAAGAGAAGAGGATATGTACAAGCTGGCGGAGTTCTTCAAGAAGTATGGACAACAGCGGAAGAACCGCGAG ACCactccagaggaggaggcggagcttgagGCAGAGGGCGCTATGGCAGAGggcagccagcagggggagtcTGCCTCCAGCGGCCACACCTGGGAGCTCATTCACCCCAACGACGTCCTGGGAGCACTGCGGGCATTTACTGCGGAACACTGCAAGCCCAG AGAGACCAAGCAGCAGTCCAAGATCCTGAGCCTGGACGACAGGGACGAGTCGGAGGACGGGATGTTCTGGGAGTCGGCCGCCAACATCATCCCCGAGGCCAAGCTGAAGCTGTGGGACACGCTGGAGACCGCGCTGGAGAAGTACCA CGGGGTGCTGAACGAGAGGGCCCAGCTGCTGGAGGACACGCAGCACCTGAAGGTGCAGAACGAGGAAATGAGACAGCTGCTCCGCAAACACTGCAACTCCAAG ATCAACAGCGAATTACTGATCCCGCCGACGAAGATGATTCAGATTTCGCCCGAGTGA
- the LOC135257675 gene encoding zinc finger protein 572-like isoform X2: protein METLSIAEKEVGDPALLVSSLHLLVPPLQLLSAAMWQVLQQQVVLHYGKLEEFVSLVMETFPELLSESQRTELTLGLQDMSPAETGCKTDPALEVLLWEFLSRLDQLLPVPDLKQTVFWLSAAPSVLEVCVQSVSYPDQLKTLLRHHRSLGKLDVNGTHPSMEDYKLSSMSCPPSQSVVDSTKLTNSNSQSESITDCMNCLSPASSGEDINAESLIDSSDYTGVEPKPSLNRCEDTEEKTERMSGYLLSREQEYKLTNMKEEEEDGERQSVKMELEDDVKDEERDWKEEGKERDDQREGCAAINQTIQTDKLVKNEVKSKHVQQEEEEVSSLVTFCLLQQHREWIPQLEFTNGSVPVPSPLSSQLERPLKLLPSSSENGICAEASLIFPVISPRNQNAGQAAEVSSQVFACSQCPFVHTEEMNLQQHIEKVHPTELKMTLRSHHLPRSTQQLPNSAKTLPTLTQSHTGTPGAHPCSQCGKTFKSKFLLTTHKGMHKRERPHQCSQCENSFSSSHYLKIHQRTHTGERPYPCSHCGKSFAQSDKLKVHERIHTGERPYRCSQCGKSFIQADKLNLHQRTHTGERPYHCSLCGKSFTQSSTLKQHQRTHTGERPYRCSLCGGSFTQSSALKLHQRTHTGERPYHCLQCGKSFSSSSKLKLHLQTHTGERPYHCSHCGKSFTRSDYLVIHQRTHVP from the exons ATCCCGCTCTCCTTGTCTCCTCCCTGCACCTGCTGGTTCCTCCACTTCAACTCCTCTCTGCCGCCATGTGGCaagtgctgcagcagcaggtcgtgttgcattatgggaaactGGAGGAGTTTGTGTCTCTGGTGATGGAGACGTTCCCAGAGCTGCTGAGTGAGAGCCAGAGGACCGAGCTCACTCtggggctgcag gaCATGTCCCCAGCAGAGACTGGCTGTAAAACTGACCCAGCTCTAGAGGTTCTGTTGTGGGAGTTCCTTTCCAGACTGGATCAGCTGCTGCCGGTACCAGACCTCAAACAG ACAGTGTTCTGGCTCAGTGCTGCCCCCTCTGTCCTGGAggtctgtgtgcagtctgtttCTTACCCAGACCAGCTGAAGACCCTTCTCAGGCACCATAGAAGTCTTGGAAAGTTGGACGTGAATG ggACACATCCCTCCATGGAGGACTACAAGCTGTCCTCTATGTCCTGCCCTCCCTCTCAAAGTGTGGTGGATTCTACCAAGCTGACGAACAGCAACAGCCAATCGGAATCCATAACTGACTGCATGAACTGTTTAAGCCCCGCCTCTTCAGGTGAAGACATAAATGCAGAATCTTTGATAGACAGCTCAGATTACACAGGAGTAGAGCCAAAGCCAAGTTTGAACAGATGTGAAGACACAGAGGAGAAGACAGAGAGGATGAGTGGATATCTGTTGAGCAGAGAGCAAGAATACAAACTAACCAAcatgaaggaggaagaggaagatggggAGAGGCAGAGTGTGAAAATGGAGTTGGAGGATGATGTgaaagatgaagagagagactggaaggaggaaggaaaagagagggatgatCAGAGGGAGGGATGTGCAGCTATCAATCAAACTATCCAAACTGACAAACTGGTGAAGAACGAAGTAAAATCAAAACACGTtcaacaggaagaggaggaggtgtctTCCTTGGTGACTTTCTGTCTGTtgcaacagcacagagagtggATTCCCCAACTAGAATTTACTAATGGCTCAGTTCCTGTGCCATCACCTTTGTCATCTCAGTTGGAGAGACCCTTGAAACTGCTGCCATCTTCATCAGAGAATGG GATCTGTGCTGAGGCCTCCCTTATTTTTCCTGTCATCTCCCCCAGGAACCAAAACGCAG GACAAGCTGCTGAGGTGTCGTCTCAGGTCTTTGCCTGCTCCCAGTGCCCATTCGTTCACACAGAGGAAATGAATCTTCAGCAGCACATTGAGAAGGTTCACCCAACAGAGCTCAAAATGACTCTGAGGTCCCATCATCTTCCCAGAAGCACACAACAGCTCCCCAACTCCGCTAAGACACTCCCCACCCTGACACAGTCCCACACAGGCACTCCAGGGGCCCACCCATGCTCCCAGTGCGGGAAGACCTTCAAATCAAAATTTCTGTTGACCACACACAAAGGAATGCATAAAAGAGAGCGTCCGCATCAGTGCTCCCAGTGTGAGAACAGTTTCAGTAGTTCACATTATTTAAAGATACACCAGCGAACCCATACAGGGGAGCGCCCATACCCCTGCTCCCATTGTGGGAAGAGTTTTGCTCAATCAGATAAACTGAAGGTACACGAGCGAATTCATACTGGCGAGCGCCCATACCGCTGctctcagtgtgggaagagcttcATTCAGGCTGATAAGCTTAACCTACACCAGCGCACTCATACAGGGGAGCGGCCTTACCACTGCTCCCTGTGTGGGAAGAGTTTCACTCAGTCTAGTACTTTGAAGCAACATCAGCGAACTCATACAGGGGAACGGCCTTACCGCTGCTCTTTGTGTGGAGGCAGTTTCACTCAGTCGAGTGCTTTGAAGCTGCATCAGCGAACTCATACAGGTGAGCGCCCGTACCACTGCCTGCAATGTGGGAAGAGTTTCAGCAGCTCAAGTAAACTGAAGCTACACCTGCAAACTCATACAGGTGAGCGCCCGTACCACTGCTCCCACTGTGGGAAGAGTTTCACTCGTTCGGATTACCTGGTCATACACCAGCGTACCCACGTACCATAG
- the LOC135257675 gene encoding zinc finger protein 572-like isoform X1, giving the protein METLRFTERENRDPALLVSSLHLLVPPLQLLSAAMWQVLQQQVVLHYGKLEEFVSLVMETFPELLSESQRTELTLGLQDMSPAETGCKTDPALEVLLWEFLSRLDQLLPVPDLKQTVFWLSAAPSVLEVCVQSVSYPDQLKTLLRHHRSLGKLDVNGTHPSMEDYKLSSMSCPPSQSVVDSTKLTNSNSQSESITDCMNCLSPASSGEDINAESLIDSSDYTGVEPKPSLNRCEDTEEKTERMSGYLLSREQEYKLTNMKEEEEDGERQSVKMELEDDVKDEERDWKEEGKERDDQREGCAAINQTIQTDKLVKNEVKSKHVQQEEEEVSSLVTFCLLQQHREWIPQLEFTNGSVPVPSPLSSQLERPLKLLPSSSENGICAEASLIFPVISPRNQNAGQAAEVSSQVFACSQCPFVHTEEMNLQQHIEKVHPTELKMTLRSHHLPRSTQQLPNSAKTLPTLTQSHTGTPGAHPCSQCGKTFKSKFLLTTHKGMHKRERPHQCSQCENSFSSSHYLKIHQRTHTGERPYPCSHCGKSFAQSDKLKVHERIHTGERPYRCSQCGKSFIQADKLNLHQRTHTGERPYHCSLCGKSFTQSSTLKQHQRTHTGERPYRCSLCGGSFTQSSALKLHQRTHTGERPYHCLQCGKSFSSSSKLKLHLQTHTGERPYHCSHCGKSFTRSDYLVIHQRTHVP; this is encoded by the exons ATGGAAACACTGCGGTTTACAGAGAGGGAAAATAGAG ATCCCGCTCTCCTTGTCTCCTCCCTGCACCTGCTGGTTCCTCCACTTCAACTCCTCTCTGCCGCCATGTGGCaagtgctgcagcagcaggtcgtgttgcattatgggaaactGGAGGAGTTTGTGTCTCTGGTGATGGAGACGTTCCCAGAGCTGCTGAGTGAGAGCCAGAGGACCGAGCTCACTCtggggctgcag gaCATGTCCCCAGCAGAGACTGGCTGTAAAACTGACCCAGCTCTAGAGGTTCTGTTGTGGGAGTTCCTTTCCAGACTGGATCAGCTGCTGCCGGTACCAGACCTCAAACAG ACAGTGTTCTGGCTCAGTGCTGCCCCCTCTGTCCTGGAggtctgtgtgcagtctgtttCTTACCCAGACCAGCTGAAGACCCTTCTCAGGCACCATAGAAGTCTTGGAAAGTTGGACGTGAATG ggACACATCCCTCCATGGAGGACTACAAGCTGTCCTCTATGTCCTGCCCTCCCTCTCAAAGTGTGGTGGATTCTACCAAGCTGACGAACAGCAACAGCCAATCGGAATCCATAACTGACTGCATGAACTGTTTAAGCCCCGCCTCTTCAGGTGAAGACATAAATGCAGAATCTTTGATAGACAGCTCAGATTACACAGGAGTAGAGCCAAAGCCAAGTTTGAACAGATGTGAAGACACAGAGGAGAAGACAGAGAGGATGAGTGGATATCTGTTGAGCAGAGAGCAAGAATACAAACTAACCAAcatgaaggaggaagaggaagatggggAGAGGCAGAGTGTGAAAATGGAGTTGGAGGATGATGTgaaagatgaagagagagactggaaggaggaaggaaaagagagggatgatCAGAGGGAGGGATGTGCAGCTATCAATCAAACTATCCAAACTGACAAACTGGTGAAGAACGAAGTAAAATCAAAACACGTtcaacaggaagaggaggaggtgtctTCCTTGGTGACTTTCTGTCTGTtgcaacagcacagagagtggATTCCCCAACTAGAATTTACTAATGGCTCAGTTCCTGTGCCATCACCTTTGTCATCTCAGTTGGAGAGACCCTTGAAACTGCTGCCATCTTCATCAGAGAATGG GATCTGTGCTGAGGCCTCCCTTATTTTTCCTGTCATCTCCCCCAGGAACCAAAACGCAG GACAAGCTGCTGAGGTGTCGTCTCAGGTCTTTGCCTGCTCCCAGTGCCCATTCGTTCACACAGAGGAAATGAATCTTCAGCAGCACATTGAGAAGGTTCACCCAACAGAGCTCAAAATGACTCTGAGGTCCCATCATCTTCCCAGAAGCACACAACAGCTCCCCAACTCCGCTAAGACACTCCCCACCCTGACACAGTCCCACACAGGCACTCCAGGGGCCCACCCATGCTCCCAGTGCGGGAAGACCTTCAAATCAAAATTTCTGTTGACCACACACAAAGGAATGCATAAAAGAGAGCGTCCGCATCAGTGCTCCCAGTGTGAGAACAGTTTCAGTAGTTCACATTATTTAAAGATACACCAGCGAACCCATACAGGGGAGCGCCCATACCCCTGCTCCCATTGTGGGAAGAGTTTTGCTCAATCAGATAAACTGAAGGTACACGAGCGAATTCATACTGGCGAGCGCCCATACCGCTGctctcagtgtgggaagagcttcATTCAGGCTGATAAGCTTAACCTACACCAGCGCACTCATACAGGGGAGCGGCCTTACCACTGCTCCCTGTGTGGGAAGAGTTTCACTCAGTCTAGTACTTTGAAGCAACATCAGCGAACTCATACAGGGGAACGGCCTTACCGCTGCTCTTTGTGTGGAGGCAGTTTCACTCAGTCGAGTGCTTTGAAGCTGCATCAGCGAACTCATACAGGTGAGCGCCCGTACCACTGCCTGCAATGTGGGAAGAGTTTCAGCAGCTCAAGTAAACTGAAGCTACACCTGCAAACTCATACAGGTGAGCGCCCGTACCACTGCTCCCACTGTGGGAAGAGTTTCACTCGTTCGGATTACCTGGTCATACACCAGCGTACCCACGTACCATAG
- the LOC135257675 gene encoding zinc finger protein 572-like isoform X3 has protein sequence METLRFTERENRDPALLVSSLHLLVPPLQLLSAAMWQVLQQQVVLHYGKLEEFVSLVMETFPELLSESQRTELTLGLQDMSPAETGCKTDPALEVLLWEFLSRLDQLLPVPDLKQTVFWLSAAPSVLEVCVQSVSYPDQLKTLLRHHRSLGKLDVNGTHPSMEDYKLSSMSCPPSQSVVDSTKLTNSNSQSESSGEDINAESLIDSSDYTGVEPKPSLNRCEDTEEKTERMSGYLLSREQEYKLTNMKEEEEDGERQSVKMELEDDVKDEERDWKEEGKERDDQREGCAAINQTIQTDKLVKNEVKSKHVQQEEEEVSSLVTFCLLQQHREWIPQLEFTNGSVPVPSPLSSQLERPLKLLPSSSENGICAEASLIFPVISPRNQNAGQAAEVSSQVFACSQCPFVHTEEMNLQQHIEKVHPTELKMTLRSHHLPRSTQQLPNSAKTLPTLTQSHTGTPGAHPCSQCGKTFKSKFLLTTHKGMHKRERPHQCSQCENSFSSSHYLKIHQRTHTGERPYPCSHCGKSFAQSDKLKVHERIHTGERPYRCSQCGKSFIQADKLNLHQRTHTGERPYHCSLCGKSFTQSSTLKQHQRTHTGERPYRCSLCGGSFTQSSALKLHQRTHTGERPYHCLQCGKSFSSSSKLKLHLQTHTGERPYHCSHCGKSFTRSDYLVIHQRTHVP, from the exons ATGGAAACACTGCGGTTTACAGAGAGGGAAAATAGAG ATCCCGCTCTCCTTGTCTCCTCCCTGCACCTGCTGGTTCCTCCACTTCAACTCCTCTCTGCCGCCATGTGGCaagtgctgcagcagcaggtcgtgttgcattatgggaaactGGAGGAGTTTGTGTCTCTGGTGATGGAGACGTTCCCAGAGCTGCTGAGTGAGAGCCAGAGGACCGAGCTCACTCtggggctgcag gaCATGTCCCCAGCAGAGACTGGCTGTAAAACTGACCCAGCTCTAGAGGTTCTGTTGTGGGAGTTCCTTTCCAGACTGGATCAGCTGCTGCCGGTACCAGACCTCAAACAG ACAGTGTTCTGGCTCAGTGCTGCCCCCTCTGTCCTGGAggtctgtgtgcagtctgtttCTTACCCAGACCAGCTGAAGACCCTTCTCAGGCACCATAGAAGTCTTGGAAAGTTGGACGTGAATG ggACACATCCCTCCATGGAGGACTACAAGCTGTCCTCTATGTCCTGCCCTCCCTCTCAAAGTGTGGTGGATTCTACCAAGCTGACGAACAGCAACAGCCAATCGGAATC TTCAGGTGAAGACATAAATGCAGAATCTTTGATAGACAGCTCAGATTACACAGGAGTAGAGCCAAAGCCAAGTTTGAACAGATGTGAAGACACAGAGGAGAAGACAGAGAGGATGAGTGGATATCTGTTGAGCAGAGAGCAAGAATACAAACTAACCAAcatgaaggaggaagaggaagatggggAGAGGCAGAGTGTGAAAATGGAGTTGGAGGATGATGTgaaagatgaagagagagactggaaggaggaaggaaaagagagggatgatCAGAGGGAGGGATGTGCAGCTATCAATCAAACTATCCAAACTGACAAACTGGTGAAGAACGAAGTAAAATCAAAACACGTtcaacaggaagaggaggaggtgtctTCCTTGGTGACTTTCTGTCTGTtgcaacagcacagagagtggATTCCCCAACTAGAATTTACTAATGGCTCAGTTCCTGTGCCATCACCTTTGTCATCTCAGTTGGAGAGACCCTTGAAACTGCTGCCATCTTCATCAGAGAATGG GATCTGTGCTGAGGCCTCCCTTATTTTTCCTGTCATCTCCCCCAGGAACCAAAACGCAG GACAAGCTGCTGAGGTGTCGTCTCAGGTCTTTGCCTGCTCCCAGTGCCCATTCGTTCACACAGAGGAAATGAATCTTCAGCAGCACATTGAGAAGGTTCACCCAACAGAGCTCAAAATGACTCTGAGGTCCCATCATCTTCCCAGAAGCACACAACAGCTCCCCAACTCCGCTAAGACACTCCCCACCCTGACACAGTCCCACACAGGCACTCCAGGGGCCCACCCATGCTCCCAGTGCGGGAAGACCTTCAAATCAAAATTTCTGTTGACCACACACAAAGGAATGCATAAAAGAGAGCGTCCGCATCAGTGCTCCCAGTGTGAGAACAGTTTCAGTAGTTCACATTATTTAAAGATACACCAGCGAACCCATACAGGGGAGCGCCCATACCCCTGCTCCCATTGTGGGAAGAGTTTTGCTCAATCAGATAAACTGAAGGTACACGAGCGAATTCATACTGGCGAGCGCCCATACCGCTGctctcagtgtgggaagagcttcATTCAGGCTGATAAGCTTAACCTACACCAGCGCACTCATACAGGGGAGCGGCCTTACCACTGCTCCCTGTGTGGGAAGAGTTTCACTCAGTCTAGTACTTTGAAGCAACATCAGCGAACTCATACAGGGGAACGGCCTTACCGCTGCTCTTTGTGTGGAGGCAGTTTCACTCAGTCGAGTGCTTTGAAGCTGCATCAGCGAACTCATACAGGTGAGCGCCCGTACCACTGCCTGCAATGTGGGAAGAGTTTCAGCAGCTCAAGTAAACTGAAGCTACACCTGCAAACTCATACAGGTGAGCGCCCGTACCACTGCTCCCACTGTGGGAAGAGTTTCACTCGTTCGGATTACCTGGTCATACACCAGCGTACCCACGTACCATAG